From Anopheles arabiensis isolate DONGOLA chromosome 3, AaraD3, whole genome shotgun sequence, a single genomic window includes:
- the LOC120900375 gene encoding homocysteine-responsive endoplasmic reticulum-resident ubiquitin-like domain member 2 protein isoform X1, with protein MDVTLIVKASNQQCEDLTIKCEPSWTIRRLKGHLTEVYPGKPSTDEQKLIYSGQLLGDSVVLKDVLRQYDGQQAHTVHLVFTPKNSYYGGSSSSSGSKSSSNSSTKMASNAASSSSSSSTAASAGSSGTSSTSTSTSGPGVSYGQSSREGVGETTLGDGASGDGLRHRGVSQPGSAPRANPRPSQFVEQTAALQAYMHTYMQCLNQYVNLINEQANVNAVQSGGALPGTAGNAAPSTTTPTAYPLSGAQPPFPNVPFMPMVQPTTIPGAFPNLAYYPCMATAPYASGFPSSGNIPATAAAAASSPAGNGASNFLPTTPGLPMPTGQQTPTTAPIAAGASATAGGEAGDGTATAPGTSGGEVVATAAAEQQGAAGGAQPDGGQAGAGAPARARRFPNIVVEEQENNDWLDVFFSMCRVGILITVIYLYSSPIRCLTVLFIGVMLYLKKHLDRYYQADRRTPRVPPVAQDAAPAREQQEPVAGQPNHNNVPEQNAEQLPAHEPAAAAGTSGTESATKRETSEAGPSSSRNSQEASTSGRTVVPRPRTGPLSQNAEATAAPVTEQDQHQQEAAQAASVASDEHGTAEQPAAEGQRMTFNDMTSFLGTLVITFFTSIIPDTPAA; from the exons ATGGATGTAACGCTGATCGTGAAGGCGTCCAATCAGCAGTGCGAGGACCTGACCATCAAATGCGAACCATCCTGGACGATTCGCCGACTGAAGGGCCACCTGACGGAGGTGTACCCAGGCAAGCCG AGCACCGATGAACAGAAGCTGATCTACTCTGGCCAGCTGCTGGGCGATAGCGTGGTCCTGAAAGACGTCCTGCGCCAGTACGATGGACAGCAGGCCCACACGGTGCATTTAGTTTTCACGCCAAAGAACAGCTACTACGgtgggagcagcagcagcagcggcagtaaatcgagcagcaacagcagcaccaaaatGGCTTCGAACGCtgccagcagtagcagcagcagcagcacggcagcGTCCGCCGGTTCGAGTGGCACTTCCAGCACTTCGACCAGCACCTCGGGTCCGGGCGTATCGTACGGGCAAAGTTCACGTGAAGGTGTGGGAGAAACGACGCTGGGCGACGGTGCGAGTGGCGATGGTCTACGTCATCGGGGGGTATCGCAGCCGGGCAGCGCGCCACGGGCTAATCCGCGACCGTCACAGTTTGTGGAACAAACGGCCGCACTGCAGGCGTACATGCACACCTACATGCAGTGTTTGAATCAATATGTTAACCT CATCAATGAGCAAGCGAATGTAAATGCGGTGCAGTCGGGCGGTGCACTACCAGGCACGGCCGGAAATGCCGCACCATCGACGACGACTCCGACCGCATATCCCCTTTCCGGTGCGCAACCACCGTTCCCGAACGTTCCGTTCATGCCGATGGTACAGCCAACGACGATACCGGGCGCTTTCCCCAATCTTGCCTACTATCCCTGCATGGCGACGGCCCCGTATGCCAGCGGGTTCCCTTCGTCCGGCAACATTCcagccactgctgctgctgccgcttccAGTCCGGCCGGCAATGGGGCAAGCAATTTCCTACCCACCACTCCCGGGCTGCCGATGCCCACCGGCCAGCAAACTCCCACCACGGCCCCGATTGCTGCCGGAGCGTCGGCTACAGCGGGAGGAGAGGCGGGCGACGGTACGGCCACGGCGCCAGGCACGAGCGGTGGCGAGGTGGTAGCGACGGCGGCTGCCGAACAGCAGGGAGCGGCAGGAGGTGCGCAGCCGGACGGTGGACaggctggtgctggtgcccCGGCCCGTGCCCGCCGCTTCCCCAACATTGTCGTGGAGGAGCAGGAAAACAATGACTGGCTGGATGTGTTCTTCAGCATGTGCCGGGTTGGGATTTTGATCACCGTGATATACCTGTACTCGTCGCCGATACGATGCCTAACGGTTCTCTTCATCGGTGTGATGTTGTATCT CAAAAAGCATCTGGATCGTTATTATCAGGCCGACAGGCGTACGCCCCGGGTGCCGCCGGTAGCACAGGATGCGGCCCCGGCCAGAGAGCAACAGGAACCGGTCGCCGGCCAGCCAAACCATAACAACGTACCTGAGCAGAACGCGGAACAGCTGCCGGCACACGAACCCGCTGCTGCGGCGGGCACGTCCGGTACGGAGAGCGCTACCAAGCGGGAAACCAGTGAAGCAGGTCCTTCCTCATCGCGCAACAGCCAAGAAGCTTCTACCAGTGGCCGTACAGTGGTGCCCCGCCCCCGCACTGGTCCACTGAGCCAAAACGCGGAAGCAACCGCCGCCCCCGTGACGGAGCAggaccagcaccagcaggaaGCAGCACAAGCGGCGAGCGTTGCGAGCGATGAGCACGGTACGGCGGAGCAGCCCGCTGCCGAGGGCCAACGGATGACGTTCAACGATATGACGTCCTTCCTCGGCACGCTGGTGATAACGTTCTTTACCTCCATCATTCCGGACACACCGGCGGCGTAA
- the LOC120900375 gene encoding mucin-19 isoform X2, giving the protein MASNAASSSSSSSTAASAGSSGTSSTSTSTSGPGVSYGQSSREGVGETTLGDGASGDGLRHRGVSQPGSAPRANPRPSQFVEQTAALQAYMHTYMQCLNQYVNLINEQANVNAVQSGGALPGTAGNAAPSTTTPTAYPLSGAQPPFPNVPFMPMVQPTTIPGAFPNLAYYPCMATAPYASGFPSSGNIPATAAAAASSPAGNGASNFLPTTPGLPMPTGQQTPTTAPIAAGASATAGGEAGDGTATAPGTSGGEVVATAAAEQQGAAGGAQPDGGQAGAGAPARARRFPNIVVEEQENNDWLDVFFSMCRVGILITVIYLYSSPIRCLTVLFIGVMLYLKKHLDRYYQADRRTPRVPPVAQDAAPAREQQEPVAGQPNHNNVPEQNAEQLPAHEPAAAAGTSGTESATKRETSEAGPSSSRNSQEASTSGRTVVPRPRTGPLSQNAEATAAPVTEQDQHQQEAAQAASVASDEHGTAEQPAAEGQRMTFNDMTSFLGTLVITFFTSIIPDTPAA; this is encoded by the exons atGGCTTCGAACGCtgccagcagtagcagcagcagcagcacggcagcGTCCGCCGGTTCGAGTGGCACTTCCAGCACTTCGACCAGCACCTCGGGTCCGGGCGTATCGTACGGGCAAAGTTCACGTGAAGGTGTGGGAGAAACGACGCTGGGCGACGGTGCGAGTGGCGATGGTCTACGTCATCGGGGGGTATCGCAGCCGGGCAGCGCGCCACGGGCTAATCCGCGACCGTCACAGTTTGTGGAACAAACGGCCGCACTGCAGGCGTACATGCACACCTACATGCAGTGTTTGAATCAATATGTTAACCT CATCAATGAGCAAGCGAATGTAAATGCGGTGCAGTCGGGCGGTGCACTACCAGGCACGGCCGGAAATGCCGCACCATCGACGACGACTCCGACCGCATATCCCCTTTCCGGTGCGCAACCACCGTTCCCGAACGTTCCGTTCATGCCGATGGTACAGCCAACGACGATACCGGGCGCTTTCCCCAATCTTGCCTACTATCCCTGCATGGCGACGGCCCCGTATGCCAGCGGGTTCCCTTCGTCCGGCAACATTCcagccactgctgctgctgccgcttccAGTCCGGCCGGCAATGGGGCAAGCAATTTCCTACCCACCACTCCCGGGCTGCCGATGCCCACCGGCCAGCAAACTCCCACCACGGCCCCGATTGCTGCCGGAGCGTCGGCTACAGCGGGAGGAGAGGCGGGCGACGGTACGGCCACGGCGCCAGGCACGAGCGGTGGCGAGGTGGTAGCGACGGCGGCTGCCGAACAGCAGGGAGCGGCAGGAGGTGCGCAGCCGGACGGTGGACaggctggtgctggtgcccCGGCCCGTGCCCGCCGCTTCCCCAACATTGTCGTGGAGGAGCAGGAAAACAATGACTGGCTGGATGTGTTCTTCAGCATGTGCCGGGTTGGGATTTTGATCACCGTGATATACCTGTACTCGTCGCCGATACGATGCCTAACGGTTCTCTTCATCGGTGTGATGTTGTATCT CAAAAAGCATCTGGATCGTTATTATCAGGCCGACAGGCGTACGCCCCGGGTGCCGCCGGTAGCACAGGATGCGGCCCCGGCCAGAGAGCAACAGGAACCGGTCGCCGGCCAGCCAAACCATAACAACGTACCTGAGCAGAACGCGGAACAGCTGCCGGCACACGAACCCGCTGCTGCGGCGGGCACGTCCGGTACGGAGAGCGCTACCAAGCGGGAAACCAGTGAAGCAGGTCCTTCCTCATCGCGCAACAGCCAAGAAGCTTCTACCAGTGGCCGTACAGTGGTGCCCCGCCCCCGCACTGGTCCACTGAGCCAAAACGCGGAAGCAACCGCCGCCCCCGTGACGGAGCAggaccagcaccagcaggaaGCAGCACAAGCGGCGAGCGTTGCGAGCGATGAGCACGGTACGGCGGAGCAGCCCGCTGCCGAGGGCCAACGGATGACGTTCAACGATATGACGTCCTTCCTCGGCACGCTGGTGATAACGTTCTTTACCTCCATCATTCCGGACACACCGGCGGCGTAA
- the LOC120900376 gene encoding zinc finger CCCH domain-containing protein 15 homolog: MPPKKAPSTSKKTEAKKKEKIIEDKTFGLKNKKGAKQQKFISQVEKQVKSGGQHNLATATNAKKEEKEKKLKEQKELAKLFKPVATQKLEAGADPKSVLCAFFKQGTCTKGDKCKFSHDPAVERKSEKRSIHVDIRDADVNDTIENWSEEKLAEVVAKKHGKEKTMPTTTIICKYFLDAVERSLYGWFWECPNGEKCIYRHALPPGYVLKKDKKKAESQKEEISLVDLIERERAALGPSQTRVTLESFLAWKKRKLQEKKDKLQKEEERKLKDFKAGRQNGLSGREMFSFNPDLIDDGTDDGEAVESYGRNEDDDDATEYRELDLNMLSLNIKDVDNTGTVAETDRWEKMAAEAASRTAADATAAEGDADGAAANDAAPINENLFLEEDLEGLDDDLSDDDDDEDENNGGGTSNEASEKS; encoded by the exons ATGCCTCCAAAGAAAGCACCTTCAACCTCGAAGAAGACggaagcgaagaaaaaggagaaaatcaTTGAG GATAAAACGTTCgggttgaaaaacaaaaaaggagccAAGCAGCAAAAGTTCATTTCGCAGGTAGAGAAGCAGGTCAAGAGTGGTGGCCAACATAACCTTGCCACGGCCACCAATGCcaagaaggaggaaaaggagaagaagcTGAAGGAGCAGAAGGAGCTGGCCAAGCTGTTCAAGCCGGTCGCGACGCAGAAACTGGAAGCGGGCGCTGATCCCAAGTCGGTGCTGTGCGCCTTCTTCAAGCAGGGCACCTGCACGAAGGGGGACAAGTGCAAGTTTTCGCACGACCCGGCCGTGGAGCGCAAGTCGGAGAAGCGATCGATACACGTCGACATACGCGATGCCGATGTGAACGATACGATCGAGAACTGGTCCGAGGAGAAGCTGGCCGAGGTGGTGGCCAAAAAGCACGGCAAAGAGAAAACGATGCCGACGACCACTATC atCTGCAAATACTTCCTCGACGCGGTGGAACGTTCGCTGTACGGCTGGTTCTGGGAGTGCCCGAATGGCGAGAAGTGTATCTACCGCCACGCCCTGCCGCCCGGCTACGTGCTGAAGAAGGACAAAAAGAAGGCCGAATCACAGAAGGAGGAGATATCGCTGGTCGATCTGATTGAGCGCGAGCGGGCGGCACTCGGGCCGAGCCAGACGCGCGTCACGCTCGAATCGTTCCTGGCGTGGAAGAAGCGCAAGCTGCAGGAGAAGAAGGACAAGCtgcagaaggaggaggagcgcAAGCTGAAGGACTTCAAGGCCGGCCGGCAGAACGGACTGTCCGGTAGGGAGATGTTCAGCTTCAATCCGGACCTGATCGACGACGGCACGGACGATGGCGAGGCGGTCGAGTCGTACGGCCGCAACGAGGACGATGACGATGCAACCGAATACAGGGAGCTGGATTTGAACATGCTCAGTCTCAACATCAAGGAC GTCGATAACACTGGCACGGTCGCTGAAACGGATCGATGGGAAAAGATGGCAGCGGAAGCGGCCAGTCGAACTGCTGCCGACGCTACCGCCGCTGAGGGTGATGCCGACGGGGCGGCTGCAAACGATGCGGCACCGATCAACGAGAACCTGTTCCTCGAAGAAGACCTCGAAGGATTGGACGACGACCtaagcgatgacgatgacgacgaggacgaaaACAATGGCGGTGGAACTTCGAACGAGGCGAGTGAAAAATCGTGA
- the LOC120900055 gene encoding protein SDA1 homolog, with amino-acid sequence MVRHNNQLPDNLPQLQNLIKRDPESYRDEFLQQYHHFHSVLDIFRLEPDKENKSLCESIMFLAQIAQCYLEDLKAFPQTLVDLLKTHSTTLDPEMRNTFCRALILLRNKNLISPLDLLELFFQLLRCPDKALRTFLENHIINDIKNMNAKQKDMKLNSTLQNFMYTMLRDTNPKAAKMSVDIMIELYRKQVWNDAKTVNVIANVGCFSKFTKVLVASLKFFLGTDQQEEDEDEEDSDREVDLKGIMMAAKVNKKTKKRKKKVEAAKKLYTQAQKKKKRPVAFNFSAIHLIHNPQGMAESLFKQLQDGNERFEVKLMHLDVISRLIGIHELFLFSFYPYITRFVQPHQRQVTRILQFAAQASHELIPPEIIEPVIKTLVNNFVTERNSSDVMAIGLNAVREICVRCPLAMNEDLLRDLTMYKNYKEKSVMMASKALIMLYREQMPTLLAKKDRGRPTEASVEIKAKRYGEINAAEYIPGTEALLREDAPELEGDAGPSGDESDSDWIDVDSSEDEFEAALREEKGKKGITMIKSSKNKKKEDEEDEEDEDEEEEEDEEDDEEEDEDEDGEGDWEDCSDEEEEEEQKQIEEQKQKKSKKRGKYRPKKIPTVTKATAASKEAETVSEQPAEEKPGEQTLNTAEAMQELALTKIFTDADFARIEQERVKKQVTHHSRKRQLETERSEFVKLDAIEMIYKRRKADKQARVESMQRGREDREKFGYKDNRMNPHCSKTNREKQKNKNFTMIRHKVRGKVKKSFRDKQMSLRKHLLHVKKMK; translated from the exons ATGGTGCGCCACAATAATCAGCTGCCGGACAATTTGCCGCAGCTGCAGAACCTGATCAAGCGCGATCCGGAATCGTACCGCGATGAGTTCCTGCAGCAGTACCACCATTTCCACAGCGTGCTGGACATCTTCCGGCTCGAGCCGGACAAGGAAAACAAGAGTCTGTGCGAGTCGATCATGTTTCTGGCGCAGATCGCCCAGTGCTACCTAGAGGACCTGAAGGCGTTCCCGCAAACGCTGGTCGATCTGTTGAAGACGCACTCGACCACGCTCGATCCGGAGATGCGCAACACGTTCTGCCGGGCGCTGATACTGCTGCGGAACAAGAACCTAATCTCGCCGCTCGATCTGCTGGAGCTGTTCTTCCAGCTGCTGCGCTGTCCGGACAAGGCGCTGCGCACGTTCCTGGAGAACCACATCATCAACGACATCAAAAACATGAACGCCAAGCAGAAGGACATGAAGCTGAACTCGACGCTGCAGAACTTCATGTACACGATGCTGCGGGACACGAACCCGAAGGCGGCCAAGATGTCGGTGGACATCATGATCGAGCTGTACCGGAAGCAGGTGTGGAACGATGCGAAAACGGTGAACGTGATCGCGAACGTGGGCTGCTTTTCCAAGTTTACCAAGGTGCTGGTGGCGTCGCTCAAGTTTTTCCTCGGCACGGACcagcaggaggaggacgaggatgaggaggaCAGCGACCGGGAGGTGGACCTGAAGGGCATCATGATGGCGGCCAAGGTGAacaagaagacgaagaagcgCAAGAAGAAGGTGGAGGCGGCCAAAAAGCTGTACACGCAGgcccagaagaagaagaagcgccCGGTGGCGTTTAACTTCTCCGCCATCCATCTGATACACAACCCGCAGGGCATGGCGGAAAGCCTGTTCAAGCAGCTACAGGACGGGAACGAACGGTTCGAGGTGAAGCTGATGCATCTGGACGTCATTTCGCGACTGATCGGCATTCACGAGCTGTTCCTGTTCAGCTTCTATCCGTACATAACGCG CTTTGTGCAGCCCCATCAGCGGCAGGTCACGCGCATACTGCAATTTGCCGCCCAAGCGTCCCACGAGCTGATTCCGCCGGAAATCATCGAACCGGTCATAAAGACGCTGGTCAACAACTTCGTCACCGAGCGGAACTCGAGCGATGTCATGGCGATCGGGCTGAATGCGGTGCGTGAAATCTGCGTCCGCTGTCCGCTCGCGATGAACGAGGACCTGCTGCGCGATTTAACGATGTACAAGAACTACAAGGAAAAGTCGGTCATGATGGCATCGAAGGCGTTGATAATGCTGTACCGGGAGCAGATGCCGACACTGCTGGCCAAGAAGGACCGGGGCCGACCGACGGAAGCGAGCGTGGAAATTAAAGCGAAACGGTACGGCGAGATTAATGCTGCGGAATACATTCCCGGCACGGAAGCACTGCTGCGGGAGGATGCGCCCGAGCTGGAGGGGGATGCTGGGCCGAGCGGGGACGAGTCGGATTCGGACTGGATCGATGTGGACAGCAGTGAGGATGAATTCGAAGCCGCGTTGCGTGAGGAGAAGGGTAAGAAGGGTATCACGATGATaaaatcttccaaaaataagaaaaaggaagATGAGGAAGATGAGGAGGATGaggacgaagaagaagaggaagatgaagaagatgatgaggaggaagatgaagatgaagatggTGAGGGCGACTGGGAAGATTGCAGTgatgaggaagaggaagaagaacagAAGCAAATTGAGgagcagaagcagaaaaaatcgaaaaaacgAGGGAAGTACAGGCCGAAGAAAATTCCCACAGTAACCAAGGCAACCGCCGCTAGCAAGGAGGCGGAAACAGTTTCTGAACAACCGGCGGAGGAAAAGCCAGGCGAGCAAACGCTCAACACGGCCGAAGCGATGCAGGAGCTGGCGCTGACGAAGATCTTCACCGACGCAGACTTTGCgcgcatcgagcaggagcgcGTGAAGAAGCAGGTGACGCACCACAGCCGCAAGCGGCAGCTGGAAACGGAGCGCAGCGAGTTCGTGAAGCTGGACGCGATCGAGATGATCTACAAGCGGCGCAAGGCGGACAAGCAGGCGCGCGTGGAAAGCATGCAGCGGGGGCGCGAAGATCGGGAAAAGTTCGGCTACAAGGACAACCGCATGAACCCGCACTGCTCCAAGACGAACCGTGAGAAGCAGAAGAACAAGAACTTCACGATGATCCGGCACAAGGTGCGCGGCAAGGTGAAGAAATCGTTCCGCGACAAGCAGATGTCGCTGCGGAAGCACTTGCTGCACGTTAAAAAGATGAAATAA
- the LOC120900056 gene encoding uncharacterized protein LOC120900056 has protein sequence MYPLFSIISALIWSLLLSQLCSAFPTYHIEESPVSNDPLYTDGVYFEELKTIKVQVSSWTLRSNYDIALFVDEIATANATVANLLQACAEMQAKRIGNCDGILNILGLNKELNDFSILLRSFCEEEGGAGGPRRTKRGIFRSWFGLMDDEDRNDIHSKFDKVNQQLTIESSSLRMFYNTTNEALAVLSGNTFQVDPKRPHTIDFTREGQLLLMDILLNKIIAKKNLFMELLQSTTSMGLSDSIISPTQLLAELQKVQKFLPEEFIFPVELKLREMLKLYPLSKVIANVDGCRVVVNIIIPLCNRLLYRTLKGTSVPMLSEDGIMKMYVLDRDIMAYNRTSHTGMVMTFDEYKQCTHLTDFTLCNAHHLMRNLSTTDDCIVATYFNATERDSDCRLTRVLLRNQLWIQLADPNVWIYVMPNFTAITVQYGANRQKSLTLHGVGMLKLLQMCHVRSMDVLLQYVPQLGGTKISTVSDGFSRPVKITREQSLIISGSANDNSRIIPVGKSTEAQLSESARVAGIYREPGRLSPWIIVGIVFGVFLVLLAAMHVFLRQFSIKRRSRMAEADGMAPALDSTQQQWIPADNTQLTSVDTSLPR, from the coding sequence ATGTATCCACTGTTCAGCATAATCTCTGCCCTAATATGGTCGCTGCTGTTGTCGCAACTATGCAGCGCCTTCCCAACGTATCACATCGAAGAAAGTCCCGTGTCGAACGATCCGCTCTACACGGACGGAGTGTACTTCGAGGAGCTGAAAACGATAAAGGTGCAGGTAAGCTCGTGGACGCTGCGGTCCAATTACGATATAGCGCTTTTCGTCGATGAAATCGCAACGGCAAATGCTACCGTCGCCAATCTGCTGCAAGCGTGCGCCGAGATGCAGGCGAAGCGCATTGGCAACTGCGACGGCATCCTCAACATTCTGGGCCTGAACAAAGAGCTGAACGATTTCAGCATCCTGCTCAGGAGCTTCTGCGAAGAGGAGGGAGGGGCAGGTGGCCCGAGACGCACGAAACGAGGCATATTTAGATCCTGGTTCGGGCTGATGGACGATGAGGATAGAAACGATATACACAGCAAATTCGATAAGGTGAATCAGCAGCTCACCATTGAGTCATCGTCGCTCAGGATGTTCTACAACACTACGAACGAGGCGTTGGCCGTGCTGTCCGGCAACACGTTCCAGGTCGATCCGAAGCGGCCACACACGATCGATTTTACGCGCGAgggccagctgctgctgatggacaTACTGCTGAACAAGATCATCGCCAAGAAGAACCTGTTCATGGAGCTGCTGCAGAGCACCACCTCGATGGGGCTCAGCGACAGCATCATCTCCCCCACGCAGCTACTGGCCGAGCTGCAGAAGGTGCAAAAGTTTCTGCCGGAAGAGTTCATCTTCCCGGTCGAGCTGAAACTGCGCGAAATGCTCAAACTGTACCCGCTCTCGAAGGTGATCGCCAACGTGGACGGGTGCCGGGTGGTGGTCAACATCATTATACCGCTCTGCAACCGGTTGCTGTACCGCACGCTCAAAGGGACCAGCGTGCCGATGCTTTCGGAGGACGGCATCATGAAGATGTACGTGCTCGATCGCGACATTATGGCGTACAACAGGACGTCCCACACCGGCATGGTGATGACGTTCGACGAGTACAAACAGTGCACCCATCTGACGGACTTTACGCTCTGCAACGCGCACCACCTGATGCGCAACCTGTCCACCACCGACGACTGCATCGTGGCGACGTACTTCAACGCCACGGAGCGCGATTCGGACTGCCGGCTGACGCGGGTACTGCTGCGCAACCAGCTCTGGATACAGCTGGCCGATCCGAACGTGTGGATTTACGTGATGCCCAACTTTACCGCCATCACCGTGCAGTATGGCGCCAACCGGCAGAAATCGCTCACGCTGCACGGCGTCGGCATGCTGAAGCTGCTCCAAATGTGCCACGTACGGTCGATGGACGTGCTGCTGCAGTACGTGCCGCAGCTGGGCGGCACGAAAATAAGCACCGTGTCGGACGGATTTAGCCGCCCGGTGAAGATTACGCGCGAACAGTCGCTGATCATTTCGGGCAGTGCGAACGACAACAGCCGCATCATACCGGTGGGTAAATCGACCGAGGCGCAGCTGAGCGAGTCGGCCCGCGTGGCCGGGATCTATCGCGAACCCGGCCGTCTTTCGCCGTGGATTATTGTGGGTATCGTTTTCGGCGTGTTTCTGGTACTGCTCGCGGCAATGCACGTATTTCTGCGCCAGTTTTCGATCAAGCGACGATCGCGCATGGCCGAGGCGGATGGCATGGCACCCGCGCTGGATTCgacacagcagcagtggaTTCCGGCCGACAATACGCAGCTCACATCGGTCGATACATCCCTGCCAAGGTAA